Proteins co-encoded in one Ictalurus punctatus breed USDA103 chromosome 18, Coco_2.0, whole genome shotgun sequence genomic window:
- the LOC108279304 gene encoding globoside alpha-1,3-N-acetylgalactosaminyltransferase 1 isoform X3, translated as MSAVPIQTMSLLSGVQQRRSGLNIKEVPVMTPWGAPLVWGDSESSVWRRDEFAHLGARTGLAILAIGNYNHYLQRLLSSAELYFLLNFYVTYYVLTDRPRELDPPLNLGLNRELRVIPVAEMPGWDRLSLRRMALLATLIKEQINLEVDYVYCIDVDQEFTNPVGTEILGKLTATLHPLFYAKPRYSYPYEKNPVSLAYVEEGEGDYYYSSEFYGGLCSKVLAMAQTCSLLILQDQEKGIRAKELEESYLNRYLINHRPTCVLSPEYNWWESPGVPEVPTQRLRSIGRQCLSTGNYKGNTNAC; from the coding sequence ATGTCTGCTGTTCCTATCCAGACCATGTCTCTGTTGTCGGGAGTTCAGCAAAGGCGATCAGGATTGAATATTAAAGAGGTTCCTGTGATGACACCTTGGGGTGCCCCTCTGGTGTGGGGGGACAGTGAATCCTCGGTCTGGCGTAGAGACGAGTTTGCCCATCTTGGTGCCCGCACGGGCCTGGCAATCCTGGCAATCGGGAACTATAATCACTACTTACAACGCCTCCTGTCTTCTGCCGAACTCTACTTCCTGCTCAATTTCTATGTCACTTACTACGTCTTGACTGACAGACCACGAGAACTGGATCCTCCCCTGAATCTGGGGCTAAACAGGGAGCTGCGTGTCATTCCTGTGGCTGAGATGCCAGGCTGGGATAGGCTCAGTCTGCGGCGCATGGCTTTGCTTGCAACCCTCATTAAGGAGCAGATAAATCTGGAGGTAGATTATGTCTACTGCATTGATGTTGACCAGGAATTCACAAACCCAGTGGGCACAGAGATCTTGGGCAAGCTGACGGCCACACTACATCCTTTGTTCTATGCAAAACCTAGGTATTCTTACCCTTACGAGAAGAACCCAGTCTCACTGGCTTATGTTGAAGAGGGGGAAGGTGACTATTACTACAGCTCTGAGTTCTATGGAGGCCTGTGCTCCAAGGTGTTAGCCATGGCTCAGACATGCTCCCTACTCATCCTACAGGACCAGGAGAAGGGGATTCGAGCCAAAGAATTAGAAGAGAGTTACCTTAACCGCTATTTGATCAACCATAGGCCCACTTGTGTCCTTTCACCAGAGTACAACTGGTGGGAGTCACCTGGAGTCCCTGAAGTGCCCACTCAGAGGCTACGCTCAATAGGGAGACAATGCCTATCGACAGGCAACTACAAGGGAAATACAAATGCTTGCTGA
- the LOC108279304 gene encoding globoside alpha-1,3-N-acetylgalactosaminyltransferase 1 isoform X1 yields the protein MTSFVQYYVHFHTYIHILTLTGFSFGNRKPLLVLGVCLLAGLVYFLREKRMSAVPIQTMSLLSGVQQRRSGLNIKEVPVMTPWGAPLVWGDSESSVWRRDEFAHLGARTGLAILAIGNYNHYLQRLLSSAELYFLLNFYVTYYVLTDRPRELDPPLNLGLNRELRVIPVAEMPGWDRLSLRRMALLATLIKEQINLEVDYVYCIDVDQEFTNPVGTEILGKLTATLHPLFYAKPRYSYPYEKNPVSLAYVEEGEGDYYYSSEFYGGLCSKVLAMAQTCSLLILQDQEKGIRAKELEESYLNRYLINHRPTCVLSPEYNWWESPGVPEVPTQRLRSIGRQCLSTGNYKGNTNAC from the exons ATGACATCATTTGTTCAGTACTATGTTCATTTTCATACGTATATTCATATACTCACTCTTACAGGATTTTCTTTTGGGAATCGGAAGCCACTGCTTGTCTTGGGTGTATGTCTTCTCGCTGGACTGGTTT actTTCTAAGGGAGAAGAGAATGTCTGCTGTTCCTATCCAGACCATGTCTCTGTTGTCGGGAGTTCAGCAAAGGCGATCAGGATTGAATATTAAAGAGGTTCCTGTGATGACACCTTGGGGTGCCCCTCTGGTGTGGGGGGACAGTGAATCCTCGGTCTGGCGTAGAGACGAGTTTGCCCATCTTGGTGCCCGCACGGGCCTGGCAATCCTGGCAATCGGGAACTATAATCACTACTTACAACGCCTCCTGTCTTCTGCCGAACTCTACTTCCTGCTCAATTTCTATGTCACTTACTACGTCTTGACTGACAGACCACGAGAACTGGATCCTCCCCTGAATCTGGGGCTAAACAGGGAGCTGCGTGTCATTCCTGTGGCTGAGATGCCAGGCTGGGATAGGCTCAGTCTGCGGCGCATGGCTTTGCTTGCAACCCTCATTAAGGAGCAGATAAATCTGGAGGTAGATTATGTCTACTGCATTGATGTTGACCAGGAATTCACAAACCCAGTGGGCACAGAGATCTTGGGCAAGCTGACGGCCACACTACATCCTTTGTTCTATGCAAAACCTAGGTATTCTTACCCTTACGAGAAGAACCCAGTCTCACTGGCTTATGTTGAAGAGGGGGAAGGTGACTATTACTACAGCTCTGAGTTCTATGGAGGCCTGTGCTCCAAGGTGTTAGCCATGGCTCAGACATGCTCCCTACTCATCCTACAGGACCAGGAGAAGGGGATTCGAGCCAAAGAATTAGAAGAGAGTTACCTTAACCGCTATTTGATCAACCATAGGCCCACTTGTGTCCTTTCACCAGAGTACAACTGGTGGGAGTCACCTGGAGTCCCTGAAGTGCCCACTCAGAGGCTACGCTCAATAGGGAGACAATGCCTATCGACAGGCAACTACAAGGGAAATACAAATGCTTGCTGA
- the pcsk1 gene encoding neuroendocrine convertase 1 yields the protein MGVRCRASVAVMMLRATLAVLLCAVCARSQRQYLNEWAVEVPGGLHAARTIADELGYELVRQIGALENHYLFKHHYHPSRTKRSAYHITKRLSEDDRVSWAEQQYEMKRSKRAPLGGECKDCSVDKLFDDPMWNQQWYLQDTRTSSSLPKLDLHVIPVWKKGITGKGIVITVLDDGLEWNHTDIYPNYDPDASYDFNDNDPDPFPRYDSTNENKHGTRCAGEIAMQADNNKCGVGVAYNSKVGGIRMLDGIVTDAIEASSIGFNPDHVDIYSASWGPNDDGKTVEGPGRLAQKAFEYGIQKGRGGKGSIFVWASGNGGRQGDNCDCDGYTDSIFTVSISSASQQGLSPWYAEKCSSTLATAYSSGDYTDQRITSADLHNECTETHTGTSASAPLAAGIFALALEQNPDLTWRDLQHLVVWTSEFDPLANNPGWKRNGAGLMVNSRFGFGLLNAKALVDLADPKVWKHVPEKKQCIVRDDTFQPRPLKAAGEISIEIPTKACTGQTNAIFSLEHVQVEASIEYTRRGDLHITLTSPSGTTTVLLAERERDTSTNGFRNWAFMSVHTWGENPSGTWTLKITDTSGRMENEGQILSWKLILHGTSEKPEHMKKPRVYTSYNAVQNDRRGVEHMEDMLEEAALSPNKPEKPLTPAKVTSSTPDTASGPEEKPALSQSSSSPSLALLRLLQSAFNRQTPAMYPHSVASFGRAETRDRIPKKKLLEAMEWLKQDTVPENNLYNDYSDNFYRAQAYRHRDDRLMQALFDMLEGEQQ from the exons ATGGGAGTGAGATGTCGGGCTTCGGTGGCGGTGATGATGCTGCGCGCGACTCTGGCGGTTCTTCTGTGCGCTGTGTGCGCGCGCTCCCAGCGACAATACCTGAACGAGTGGGCCGTGGAGGTACCGGGGGGTCTACACGCTGCCCGGACCATCGCCGACGAGCTCGGTTACGAGTTAGTGCGACAG ATTGGGGCCCTAGAGAACCATTATTTATTCAAACATCACTATCATCCTAGCAGGACCAAAAGAAGTGCATATCACATTACCAAAAGGCTGTCAGAAGATGACAGG GTGTCTTGGGCAGAGCAGCAGTATGAAATGAAACGGAGCAAGCGTGCTCCACTGGGGGGAGAATGTAAAGACTGTTCTGTGGACAAACTTTTTGATGACCCCATGTGGAACCAGCAGTGGTACTTG CAAGACACACGGACATCGTCGTCGCTGCCGAAGCTGGACCTTCACGTGATCCCTGTGTGGAAGAAAGGCATCACTGGTAAAGGCATTGTCATCACCGTGCTGGATGACGGTCTGGAATGGAACCACACCGACATCTACCCGAATTAC GATCCTGATGCCAGTTATGATTTCAATGACAACGATCCTGATCCTTTCCCCAGATACGACTCCACCAATGAGAACAA ACACGGAACAAGGTGTGCAGGTGAAATAGCAATGCAAGCAGACAACAACAAATGTGGAGTCGGAGTGGCGTACAACTCAAAGGTCGGAG GAATCCGAATGTTGGACGGAATTGTGACCGATGCCATCGAGGCGAGCTCTATAGGGTTTAACCCTGACCACGTTGACATCTATAGTGCCAGCTGGGGGCCGAACGACGATGGAAAAACAGTAGAGGGGCCAGGTCGTCTGGCACAGAAAGCCTTCGAGTATGGCATCCAGAAG GGCCGTGGTGGAAAGGGCTCCATCTTTGTTTGGGCGTCAGGTAACGGTGGGCGTCAGGGTGATAACTGTGACTGTGATGGGTATACGGACAGCATCTTCACCGTCTCCATCAGCAGCGCATCACAGCAGGGTCTCTCGCCCTGGTATGCTGAGAAATGTTCATCCACCCTCGCCACCGCCTACAGCAGTGGAGACTACACTGACCAGAGGATT ACCAGTGCTGATCTTCACAATGaatgcacagagacacacactggAACATCTGCTTCTGCTCCACTGGCAGCTGGGATATTCGCTCTGGCGTTAGAACAGAA TCCTGATCTAACATGGAGGGACCTGCAGCACTTGGTGGTGTGGACGTCCGAGTTCGATCCTCTAGCGAATAACCCTGGCTGGAAGAGGAACGGCGCCGGTCTTATGGTGAACAGCCGCTTCGGATTCGGCTTGCTCAACGCTAAAGCTCTGGTAGACCTGGCCGATCCCAAAGTGTGGAAGCATGTGCCTGAGAAGAAACAATGCATTGTGAGAGATGACACCTTCCAGCCCAG GCCTCTGAAGGCAGCAGGTGAGATCAGCATTGAGATCCCCACTAAAGCATGCACTGGCCAGACAAACGCTATTTTCTCATTAGAGCACGTGCAGGTAGAGGCCAGCATTGAGTACACCAGGAGAGGAGACCTCCACATCACGCTTACCTCTCCATCAG GTACTACTACAGTGCTCTTGGctgagagggagagggacacTTCCACTAATGGCTTCAGGAACTGGGCCTTCATGTCTGTGCACACCTGGGGAGAGAACCCTTCCGGCACCTGGACCCTGAAGATCACTGACACG TCAGGGCGGATGGAGAATGAGGGGCAGATCCTAAGCTGGAAGCTCATTCTACACGGGACCTCTGAGAAGCCGGAGCACATGAAAAAGCCGAGAGTGTACACTTCCTACAATGCTGTGCAGAACGACCGCAGAGGAGTGGAACACATGGAGGACATGCTGGAG GAGGCCGCCCTCTCTCCTAACAAACCAGAGAAGCCCCTGACACCAGCTAAAGTCACATCTTCTACACCTGACACTGCTTCTGGCCCAGAAGAAAAGCCTGCTTTGTCGCAGTCTTCGTCCTCCCCCAGTTTAGCGCTGCTGCGCCTCCTCCAGTCAGCTTTTAACAGACAGACCCCTGCCATGTATCCTCACTCCGTGGCTTCCTTCGGCCGAGCCGAAACTCGAGACAGGATCCCTAAGAAGAAGTTGCTCGAAGCCATGGAATGGCTCAAACAGGACACAGTTCCTGAGAACAACCTGTACAACGACTACAGCGACAACTTCTACAGAGCACAAGCCTATCGGCACAGAGACGACCGGCTGATGCAGGCTCTGTTCGACATGCttgaaggagagcagcagtga
- the LOC108279304 gene encoding globoside alpha-1,3-N-acetylgalactosaminyltransferase 1 isoform X2 yields MALFPYCRLPSGFSFGNRKPLLVLGVCLLAGLVYFLREKRMSAVPIQTMSLLSGVQQRRSGLNIKEVPVMTPWGAPLVWGDSESSVWRRDEFAHLGARTGLAILAIGNYNHYLQRLLSSAELYFLLNFYVTYYVLTDRPRELDPPLNLGLNRELRVIPVAEMPGWDRLSLRRMALLATLIKEQINLEVDYVYCIDVDQEFTNPVGTEILGKLTATLHPLFYAKPRYSYPYEKNPVSLAYVEEGEGDYYYSSEFYGGLCSKVLAMAQTCSLLILQDQEKGIRAKELEESYLNRYLINHRPTCVLSPEYNWWESPGVPEVPTQRLRSIGRQCLSTGNYKGNTNAC; encoded by the exons ATGGCTCTGTTCCCATACTGCAGGCTGCCTTCAG GATTTTCTTTTGGGAATCGGAAGCCACTGCTTGTCTTGGGTGTATGTCTTCTCGCTGGACTGGTTT actTTCTAAGGGAGAAGAGAATGTCTGCTGTTCCTATCCAGACCATGTCTCTGTTGTCGGGAGTTCAGCAAAGGCGATCAGGATTGAATATTAAAGAGGTTCCTGTGATGACACCTTGGGGTGCCCCTCTGGTGTGGGGGGACAGTGAATCCTCGGTCTGGCGTAGAGACGAGTTTGCCCATCTTGGTGCCCGCACGGGCCTGGCAATCCTGGCAATCGGGAACTATAATCACTACTTACAACGCCTCCTGTCTTCTGCCGAACTCTACTTCCTGCTCAATTTCTATGTCACTTACTACGTCTTGACTGACAGACCACGAGAACTGGATCCTCCCCTGAATCTGGGGCTAAACAGGGAGCTGCGTGTCATTCCTGTGGCTGAGATGCCAGGCTGGGATAGGCTCAGTCTGCGGCGCATGGCTTTGCTTGCAACCCTCATTAAGGAGCAGATAAATCTGGAGGTAGATTATGTCTACTGCATTGATGTTGACCAGGAATTCACAAACCCAGTGGGCACAGAGATCTTGGGCAAGCTGACGGCCACACTACATCCTTTGTTCTATGCAAAACCTAGGTATTCTTACCCTTACGAGAAGAACCCAGTCTCACTGGCTTATGTTGAAGAGGGGGAAGGTGACTATTACTACAGCTCTGAGTTCTATGGAGGCCTGTGCTCCAAGGTGTTAGCCATGGCTCAGACATGCTCCCTACTCATCCTACAGGACCAGGAGAAGGGGATTCGAGCCAAAGAATTAGAAGAGAGTTACCTTAACCGCTATTTGATCAACCATAGGCCCACTTGTGTCCTTTCACCAGAGTACAACTGGTGGGAGTCACCTGGAGTCCCTGAAGTGCCCACTCAGAGGCTACGCTCAATAGGGAGACAATGCCTATCGACAGGCAACTACAAGGGAAATACAAATGCTTGCTGA